Proteins found in one Magnolia sinica isolate HGM2019 chromosome 5, MsV1, whole genome shotgun sequence genomic segment:
- the LOC131245290 gene encoding auxin response factor 3-like isoform X1 has translation MGIDLNSIGDAFEDPSPSPPLPPPRADSPSPSVCLELWHACAGPLIRLPRKGSFVVYFPQGHLEQTTDYRLEPAYDLPPHVFCRVVDVKLHAEAATDEVYAQVSLLPESEQQDREVQGDGEEEEIEGPATSTTPHMFCKTLTASDTSTHGGFSVPRRAAEDCFPSLDYKLQRPSQELIAKDLHGMEWRFRHIYRGQPRRHLLTTGWSAFVHKKKLVSGDAVLFLRGANGELRLGVRRAANIKSGITYPVLCRQRSNVATLAAVANALSTKSMFHIYYNPRESPSEFIIPYRKFVKSFDHSFPIGMRFKMLFDNEDAADRRYTGLITGIGDIDPVRWPGSKWKCLLVRWDDVETNRQDRVSPWEIEPSGSIPSSSNLIVPGSKRTKISPPSVKEDFPLPNGSGLSGFMESYGFHKVLQGQEISGFGTPYDGIDVLNHQSSERRGCIPNPNSSRIVGIQNGVRIPLPGNSDTSSLKGTSLGESVRFHKVLQGQEIFPLKPQHSGIQVDAWAHQNGGLGFFEGFHLSSSGRRWPTLLQGYRAHVLPSVPSRKVSSPSSVLTFPQASIHTAYGIDNQKRREKGRYFITHGSPPCGSPCDPEHSGEDLGSMYSLYHPSKEYNILGAVHTPVLVGKVDRSNGQGGIPSKSCCRLFGFPLTKETVVATEADSVPVDSPSSMKDLNMEATFHPTTEGQLLSKSHGLTKIAGRNCTIAREFISRSMMGAMI, from the exons ATGGGAATCGATCTTAACTCCATTGGCGATGCCTTCGAAGACCCTTCTCCGTCTCCGCCTCTGCCTCCGCCTCGTGCCGATTCGCCGTCACCGTCCGTCTGCTTGGAGCTCTGGCACGCCTGCGCTGGTCCGCTTATCAGGCTGCCGCGGAAGGGGAGCTTTGTAGTGTATTTTCCGCAGGGTCATTTGGAGCAGACGACCGATTACCGCCTGGAGCCTGCTTATGATCTCCCTCCGCATGTCTTCTGCCGCGTGGTTGACGTGAAGCTTCAT GCAGAGGCAGCTACGGATGAGGTTTACGCGCAGGTTTCTCTGTTACCGGAAAGTGAG CAGCAGGACAGAGAGGTCCAAGGAGATGGTGAAGAGGAAGAGATCGAAGGTCCGGCCACGTCTACTACGCCCCATATGTTCTGCAAGACCCTTACTGCATCAGATACGAGCACACATGGAGGTTTCTCTGTACCTCGTCGGGCGGCCGAGGACTGTTTCCCTTCCCTG GATTATAAATTGCAGCGACCCTCGCAAGAGCTCATCGCAAAAGATCTGCATGGGATGGAGTGGAGGTTTCGGCATATCTACAGGG GTCAGCCACGGAGACATTTGCTCACGACCGGATGGAGTGCTTTTGTCCATAAGAAAAAGCTCGTTTCAGGGGATGCCGTTCTCTTCCTTAG GGGCGCAAATGGAGAGTTGAGATTGGGAGTTCGGAGAGCAGCCAATATTAAAAGTGGCATTACTTATCCAGTCCTCTGTAGGCAAAGGTCCAATGTTGCTACACTTGCTGCTGTGGCTAATGCATTATCCACGAAGAGCATGTTCCACATCTACTACAACCCAAG GGAAAGCCCATCAGAATTCATAATACCGTACAGGAAGTTCGTGAAGAGCTTTGATCATTCATTTCCTATTGGCATGAGGTTCAAAATGCTGTTTGACAATGAAGATGCAGCAGATCGAAG GTACACTGGGTTGATTACAGGGATTGGTGATATAGATCCTGTGAGATGGCCCGGTTCCAAATGGAAATGTCTGTTG GTAAGGTGGGACGATGTAGAGACCAATCGTCAGGATAGAGTCTCTCCATGGGAGATTGAGCCATCTGGTTCAATTCCTAGTTCTAGCAATTTGATAGTACCTGGGTCAAAAAGAACCAAGATCTCCCCGCCATCTGTCAAAGAAGATTTTCCACTTCCAA ATGGAAGTGGGCTTTCAGGCTTCATGGAATCCTATGGGTTCCATAAGGTCTTGCAAGGTCAAGAAATTTCGGGTTTTGGAACTCCTTACGATGGTATTGATGTATTAAATCATCAATCATCTGAACGAAGGGGATGCATTCCCAATCCCAATAGTTCCCGCATAGTTGGGATCCAAAATGGTGTCAGAATCCCACTACCTGGGAATTCTGACACTTCTTCTCTTAAGGGCACAAGTTTAGGAGAATCTGTTCGATTCCACAAGGTCTTGCAAGGTCAAGAAATATTTCCATTGAAACCACAGCACAGTGGAATTCAAGTTGATGCTTGGGCACACCAAAATGGTGGGCTTGGATTCTTTGAAGGGTTCCACTTGTCTAGCTCTGGAAGAAGATGGCCCACTCTGTTGCAAGGGTACCGTGCCCATGTGCTACCATCCGTGCCTTCTCGTAAAGTCTCATCACCATCTTCTGTGCTAACGTTCCCGCAAGCAAGCATTCACACTGCATATGGCATTGATAATCAGAAGAGAAGGGAGAAGGGTAGGTACTTCATAACACATGGATCGCCACCTTGCGGGTCGCCTTGTGACCCCGAGCATTCAGGGGAAGATTTAGGAAGCATGTATTCGCTGTATCATCCATCTAAGGAGTACAACATTCTAGGTGCCGTGCACACTCCTGTGCTTGTCGGAAAGGTGGATCGTAGCAATGGGCAAGGTGGAATTCCGAGCAAAAGCTGTTGCAGACTCTTTGGTTTTCCTTTGACCAAGGAAACTGTGGTTGCAACTGAAGCGGATTCCGTTCCAGTCGACTCTCCATCTTCAATGAAGGACTTGAATATGGAGGCGACTTTTCATCCTACTACAGAAGGACAGTTGCTTTCAAAATCTCACGGGCTGACAAAAATAGCTGGTCGCAATTGCACTATA GCAAGGGAATTCATCTCTCGAAGCATGATGGGTGCGATGATCTGA
- the LOC131245290 gene encoding auxin response factor 2-like isoform X6 — MQRQLRMRFTRRFLCYRKVSRTERSKEMVKRKRSKVRPRLLRPICSARPLLHQIRAHMEVSLYLVGRPRTVSLPWIINCSDPRKSSSQKICMGWSGGFGISTGKTRICGFFTGTFCFEPYQKKACCLGIQFRGFKGNLSWDLVSHGDICSRPDGVLLSIRKSSFQGMPFSSLGVYTNVGANGELRLGVRRAANIKSGITYPVLCRQRSNVATLAAVANALSTKSMFHIYYNPRESPSEFIIPYRKFVKSFDHSFPIGMRFKMLFDNEDAADRRYTGLITGIGDIDPVRWPGSKWKCLLVRWDDVETNRQDRVSPWEIEPSGSIPSSSNLIVPGSKRTKISPPSVKEDFPLPNGSGLSGFMESYGFHKVLQGQEISGFGTPYDGIDVLNHQSSERRGCIPNPNSSRIVGIQNGVRIPLPGNSDTSSLKGTSLGESVRFHKVLQGQEIFPLKPQHSGIQVDAWAHQNGGLGFFEGFHLSSSGRRWPTLLQGYRAHVLPSVPSRKVSSPSSVLTFPQASIHTAYGIDNQKRREKGRYFITHGSPPCGSPCDPEHSGEDLGSMYSLYHPSKEYNILGAVHTPVLVGKVDRSNGQGGIPSKSCCRLFGFPLTKETVVATEADSVPVDSPSSMKDLNMEATFHPTTEGQLLSKSHGLTKIAGRNCTIAREFISRSMMGAMI; from the exons AT GCAGAGGCAGCTACGGATGAGGTTTACGCGCAGGTTTCTCTGTTACCGGAAAGTGAG CAGGACAGAGAGGTCCAAGGAGATGGTGAAGAGGAAGAGATCGAAGGTCCGGCCACGTCTACTACGCCCCATATGTTCTGCAAGACCCTTACTGCATCAGATACGAGCACACATGGAGGTTTCTCTGTACCTCGTCGGGCGGCCGAGGACTGTTTCCCTTCCCTG GATTATAAATTGCAGCGACCCTCGCAAGAGCTCATCGCAAAAGATCTGCATGGGATGGAGTGGAGGTTTCGGCATATCTACAGGG AAAACGAGGATTTGTGGCTTTTTCACTGGCACCTTTTGCTTTGAACCATACCAGAAGAAAGCTTGTTGTTTGGGGATTCAATTTCGTGGATTTAAGGGAAATTTGTCTTGGGATTTG GTCAGCCACGGAGACATTTGCTCACGACCGGATGGAGTGCTTTTGTCCATAAGAAAAAGCTCGTTTCAGGGGATGCCGTTCTCTTCCTTAGGTGTATATACTAATGT GGGCGCAAATGGAGAGTTGAGATTGGGAGTTCGGAGAGCAGCCAATATTAAAAGTGGCATTACTTATCCAGTCCTCTGTAGGCAAAGGTCCAATGTTGCTACACTTGCTGCTGTGGCTAATGCATTATCCACGAAGAGCATGTTCCACATCTACTACAACCCAAG GGAAAGCCCATCAGAATTCATAATACCGTACAGGAAGTTCGTGAAGAGCTTTGATCATTCATTTCCTATTGGCATGAGGTTCAAAATGCTGTTTGACAATGAAGATGCAGCAGATCGAAG GTACACTGGGTTGATTACAGGGATTGGTGATATAGATCCTGTGAGATGGCCCGGTTCCAAATGGAAATGTCTGTTG GTAAGGTGGGACGATGTAGAGACCAATCGTCAGGATAGAGTCTCTCCATGGGAGATTGAGCCATCTGGTTCAATTCCTAGTTCTAGCAATTTGATAGTACCTGGGTCAAAAAGAACCAAGATCTCCCCGCCATCTGTCAAAGAAGATTTTCCACTTCCAA ATGGAAGTGGGCTTTCAGGCTTCATGGAATCCTATGGGTTCCATAAGGTCTTGCAAGGTCAAGAAATTTCGGGTTTTGGAACTCCTTACGATGGTATTGATGTATTAAATCATCAATCATCTGAACGAAGGGGATGCATTCCCAATCCCAATAGTTCCCGCATAGTTGGGATCCAAAATGGTGTCAGAATCCCACTACCTGGGAATTCTGACACTTCTTCTCTTAAGGGCACAAGTTTAGGAGAATCTGTTCGATTCCACAAGGTCTTGCAAGGTCAAGAAATATTTCCATTGAAACCACAGCACAGTGGAATTCAAGTTGATGCTTGGGCACACCAAAATGGTGGGCTTGGATTCTTTGAAGGGTTCCACTTGTCTAGCTCTGGAAGAAGATGGCCCACTCTGTTGCAAGGGTACCGTGCCCATGTGCTACCATCCGTGCCTTCTCGTAAAGTCTCATCACCATCTTCTGTGCTAACGTTCCCGCAAGCAAGCATTCACACTGCATATGGCATTGATAATCAGAAGAGAAGGGAGAAGGGTAGGTACTTCATAACACATGGATCGCCACCTTGCGGGTCGCCTTGTGACCCCGAGCATTCAGGGGAAGATTTAGGAAGCATGTATTCGCTGTATCATCCATCTAAGGAGTACAACATTCTAGGTGCCGTGCACACTCCTGTGCTTGTCGGAAAGGTGGATCGTAGCAATGGGCAAGGTGGAATTCCGAGCAAAAGCTGTTGCAGACTCTTTGGTTTTCCTTTGACCAAGGAAACTGTGGTTGCAACTGAAGCGGATTCCGTTCCAGTCGACTCTCCATCTTCAATGAAGGACTTGAATATGGAGGCGACTTTTCATCCTACTACAGAAGGACAGTTGCTTTCAAAATCTCACGGGCTGACAAAAATAGCTGGTCGCAATTGCACTATA GCAAGGGAATTCATCTCTCGAAGCATGATGGGTGCGATGATCTGA
- the LOC131245290 gene encoding auxin response factor 2-like isoform X7, whose translation MQRQLRMRFTRRFLCYRKVSSRTERSKEMVKRKRSKVRPRLLRPICSARPLLHQIRAHMEVSLYLVGRPRTVSLPWIINCSDPRKSSSQKICMGWSGGFGISTGVSHGDICSRPDGVLLSIRKSSFQGMPFSSLGVYTNVGANGELRLGVRRAANIKSGITYPVLCRQRSNVATLAAVANALSTKSMFHIYYNPRESPSEFIIPYRKFVKSFDHSFPIGMRFKMLFDNEDAADRRYTGLITGIGDIDPVRWPGSKWKCLLVRWDDVETNRQDRVSPWEIEPSGSIPSSSNLIVPGSKRTKISPPSVKEDFPLPNGSGLSGFMESYGFHKVLQGQEISGFGTPYDGIDVLNHQSSERRGCIPNPNSSRIVGIQNGVRIPLPGNSDTSSLKGTSLGESVRFHKVLQGQEIFPLKPQHSGIQVDAWAHQNGGLGFFEGFHLSSSGRRWPTLLQGYRAHVLPSVPSRKVSSPSSVLTFPQASIHTAYGIDNQKRREKGRYFITHGSPPCGSPCDPEHSGEDLGSMYSLYHPSKEYNILGAVHTPVLVGKVDRSNGQGGIPSKSCCRLFGFPLTKETVVATEADSVPVDSPSSMKDLNMEATFHPTTEGQLLSKSHGLTKIAGRNCTIAREFISRSMMGAMI comes from the exons AT GCAGAGGCAGCTACGGATGAGGTTTACGCGCAGGTTTCTCTGTTACCGGAAAGTGAG CAGCAGGACAGAGAGGTCCAAGGAGATGGTGAAGAGGAAGAGATCGAAGGTCCGGCCACGTCTACTACGCCCCATATGTTCTGCAAGACCCTTACTGCATCAGATACGAGCACACATGGAGGTTTCTCTGTACCTCGTCGGGCGGCCGAGGACTGTTTCCCTTCCCTG GATTATAAATTGCAGCGACCCTCGCAAGAGCTCATCGCAAAAGATCTGCATGGGATGGAGTGGAGGTTTCGGCATATCTACAGGG GTCAGCCACGGAGACATTTGCTCACGACCGGATGGAGTGCTTTTGTCCATAAGAAAAAGCTCGTTTCAGGGGATGCCGTTCTCTTCCTTAGGTGTATATACTAATGT GGGCGCAAATGGAGAGTTGAGATTGGGAGTTCGGAGAGCAGCCAATATTAAAAGTGGCATTACTTATCCAGTCCTCTGTAGGCAAAGGTCCAATGTTGCTACACTTGCTGCTGTGGCTAATGCATTATCCACGAAGAGCATGTTCCACATCTACTACAACCCAAG GGAAAGCCCATCAGAATTCATAATACCGTACAGGAAGTTCGTGAAGAGCTTTGATCATTCATTTCCTATTGGCATGAGGTTCAAAATGCTGTTTGACAATGAAGATGCAGCAGATCGAAG GTACACTGGGTTGATTACAGGGATTGGTGATATAGATCCTGTGAGATGGCCCGGTTCCAAATGGAAATGTCTGTTG GTAAGGTGGGACGATGTAGAGACCAATCGTCAGGATAGAGTCTCTCCATGGGAGATTGAGCCATCTGGTTCAATTCCTAGTTCTAGCAATTTGATAGTACCTGGGTCAAAAAGAACCAAGATCTCCCCGCCATCTGTCAAAGAAGATTTTCCACTTCCAA ATGGAAGTGGGCTTTCAGGCTTCATGGAATCCTATGGGTTCCATAAGGTCTTGCAAGGTCAAGAAATTTCGGGTTTTGGAACTCCTTACGATGGTATTGATGTATTAAATCATCAATCATCTGAACGAAGGGGATGCATTCCCAATCCCAATAGTTCCCGCATAGTTGGGATCCAAAATGGTGTCAGAATCCCACTACCTGGGAATTCTGACACTTCTTCTCTTAAGGGCACAAGTTTAGGAGAATCTGTTCGATTCCACAAGGTCTTGCAAGGTCAAGAAATATTTCCATTGAAACCACAGCACAGTGGAATTCAAGTTGATGCTTGGGCACACCAAAATGGTGGGCTTGGATTCTTTGAAGGGTTCCACTTGTCTAGCTCTGGAAGAAGATGGCCCACTCTGTTGCAAGGGTACCGTGCCCATGTGCTACCATCCGTGCCTTCTCGTAAAGTCTCATCACCATCTTCTGTGCTAACGTTCCCGCAAGCAAGCATTCACACTGCATATGGCATTGATAATCAGAAGAGAAGGGAGAAGGGTAGGTACTTCATAACACATGGATCGCCACCTTGCGGGTCGCCTTGTGACCCCGAGCATTCAGGGGAAGATTTAGGAAGCATGTATTCGCTGTATCATCCATCTAAGGAGTACAACATTCTAGGTGCCGTGCACACTCCTGTGCTTGTCGGAAAGGTGGATCGTAGCAATGGGCAAGGTGGAATTCCGAGCAAAAGCTGTTGCAGACTCTTTGGTTTTCCTTTGACCAAGGAAACTGTGGTTGCAACTGAAGCGGATTCCGTTCCAGTCGACTCTCCATCTTCAATGAAGGACTTGAATATGGAGGCGACTTTTCATCCTACTACAGAAGGACAGTTGCTTTCAAAATCTCACGGGCTGACAAAAATAGCTGGTCGCAATTGCACTATA GCAAGGGAATTCATCTCTCGAAGCATGATGGGTGCGATGATCTGA
- the LOC131245290 gene encoding auxin response factor 2-like isoform X5, which translates to MQRQLRMRFTRRFLCYRKVSSRTERSKEMVKRKRSKVRPRLLRPICSARPLLHQIRAHMEVSLYLVGRPRTVSLPWIINCSDPRKSSSQKICMGWSGGFGISTGKTRICGFFTGTFCFEPYQKKACCLGIQFRGFKGNLSWDLVSHGDICSRPDGVLLSIRKSSFQGMPFSSLGVYTNVGANGELRLGVRRAANIKSGITYPVLCRQRSNVATLAAVANALSTKSMFHIYYNPRESPSEFIIPYRKFVKSFDHSFPIGMRFKMLFDNEDAADRRYTGLITGIGDIDPVRWPGSKWKCLLVRWDDVETNRQDRVSPWEIEPSGSIPSSSNLIVPGSKRTKISPPSVKEDFPLPNGSGLSGFMESYGFHKVLQGQEISGFGTPYDGIDVLNHQSSERRGCIPNPNSSRIVGIQNGVRIPLPGNSDTSSLKGTSLGESVRFHKVLQGQEIFPLKPQHSGIQVDAWAHQNGGLGFFEGFHLSSSGRRWPTLLQGYRAHVLPSVPSRKVSSPSSVLTFPQASIHTAYGIDNQKRREKGRYFITHGSPPCGSPCDPEHSGEDLGSMYSLYHPSKEYNILGAVHTPVLVGKVDRSNGQGGIPSKSCCRLFGFPLTKETVVATEADSVPVDSPSSMKDLNMEATFHPTTEGQLLSKSHGLTKIAGRNCTIAREFISRSMMGAMI; encoded by the exons AT GCAGAGGCAGCTACGGATGAGGTTTACGCGCAGGTTTCTCTGTTACCGGAAAGTGAG CAGCAGGACAGAGAGGTCCAAGGAGATGGTGAAGAGGAAGAGATCGAAGGTCCGGCCACGTCTACTACGCCCCATATGTTCTGCAAGACCCTTACTGCATCAGATACGAGCACACATGGAGGTTTCTCTGTACCTCGTCGGGCGGCCGAGGACTGTTTCCCTTCCCTG GATTATAAATTGCAGCGACCCTCGCAAGAGCTCATCGCAAAAGATCTGCATGGGATGGAGTGGAGGTTTCGGCATATCTACAGGG AAAACGAGGATTTGTGGCTTTTTCACTGGCACCTTTTGCTTTGAACCATACCAGAAGAAAGCTTGTTGTTTGGGGATTCAATTTCGTGGATTTAAGGGAAATTTGTCTTGGGATTTG GTCAGCCACGGAGACATTTGCTCACGACCGGATGGAGTGCTTTTGTCCATAAGAAAAAGCTCGTTTCAGGGGATGCCGTTCTCTTCCTTAGGTGTATATACTAATGT GGGCGCAAATGGAGAGTTGAGATTGGGAGTTCGGAGAGCAGCCAATATTAAAAGTGGCATTACTTATCCAGTCCTCTGTAGGCAAAGGTCCAATGTTGCTACACTTGCTGCTGTGGCTAATGCATTATCCACGAAGAGCATGTTCCACATCTACTACAACCCAAG GGAAAGCCCATCAGAATTCATAATACCGTACAGGAAGTTCGTGAAGAGCTTTGATCATTCATTTCCTATTGGCATGAGGTTCAAAATGCTGTTTGACAATGAAGATGCAGCAGATCGAAG GTACACTGGGTTGATTACAGGGATTGGTGATATAGATCCTGTGAGATGGCCCGGTTCCAAATGGAAATGTCTGTTG GTAAGGTGGGACGATGTAGAGACCAATCGTCAGGATAGAGTCTCTCCATGGGAGATTGAGCCATCTGGTTCAATTCCTAGTTCTAGCAATTTGATAGTACCTGGGTCAAAAAGAACCAAGATCTCCCCGCCATCTGTCAAAGAAGATTTTCCACTTCCAA ATGGAAGTGGGCTTTCAGGCTTCATGGAATCCTATGGGTTCCATAAGGTCTTGCAAGGTCAAGAAATTTCGGGTTTTGGAACTCCTTACGATGGTATTGATGTATTAAATCATCAATCATCTGAACGAAGGGGATGCATTCCCAATCCCAATAGTTCCCGCATAGTTGGGATCCAAAATGGTGTCAGAATCCCACTACCTGGGAATTCTGACACTTCTTCTCTTAAGGGCACAAGTTTAGGAGAATCTGTTCGATTCCACAAGGTCTTGCAAGGTCAAGAAATATTTCCATTGAAACCACAGCACAGTGGAATTCAAGTTGATGCTTGGGCACACCAAAATGGTGGGCTTGGATTCTTTGAAGGGTTCCACTTGTCTAGCTCTGGAAGAAGATGGCCCACTCTGTTGCAAGGGTACCGTGCCCATGTGCTACCATCCGTGCCTTCTCGTAAAGTCTCATCACCATCTTCTGTGCTAACGTTCCCGCAAGCAAGCATTCACACTGCATATGGCATTGATAATCAGAAGAGAAGGGAGAAGGGTAGGTACTTCATAACACATGGATCGCCACCTTGCGGGTCGCCTTGTGACCCCGAGCATTCAGGGGAAGATTTAGGAAGCATGTATTCGCTGTATCATCCATCTAAGGAGTACAACATTCTAGGTGCCGTGCACACTCCTGTGCTTGTCGGAAAGGTGGATCGTAGCAATGGGCAAGGTGGAATTCCGAGCAAAAGCTGTTGCAGACTCTTTGGTTTTCCTTTGACCAAGGAAACTGTGGTTGCAACTGAAGCGGATTCCGTTCCAGTCGACTCTCCATCTTCAATGAAGGACTTGAATATGGAGGCGACTTTTCATCCTACTACAGAAGGACAGTTGCTTTCAAAATCTCACGGGCTGACAAAAATAGCTGGTCGCAATTGCACTATA GCAAGGGAATTCATCTCTCGAAGCATGATGGGTGCGATGATCTGA
- the LOC131245290 gene encoding auxin response factor 3-like isoform X2 has translation MGIDLNSIGDAFEDPSPSPPLPPPRADSPSPSVCLELWHACAGPLIRLPRKGSFVVYFPQGHLEQTTDYRLEPAYDLPPHVFCRVVDVKLHAEAATDEVYAQVSLLPESEQDREVQGDGEEEEIEGPATSTTPHMFCKTLTASDTSTHGGFSVPRRAAEDCFPSLDYKLQRPSQELIAKDLHGMEWRFRHIYRGQPRRHLLTTGWSAFVHKKKLVSGDAVLFLRGANGELRLGVRRAANIKSGITYPVLCRQRSNVATLAAVANALSTKSMFHIYYNPRESPSEFIIPYRKFVKSFDHSFPIGMRFKMLFDNEDAADRRYTGLITGIGDIDPVRWPGSKWKCLLVRWDDVETNRQDRVSPWEIEPSGSIPSSSNLIVPGSKRTKISPPSVKEDFPLPNGSGLSGFMESYGFHKVLQGQEISGFGTPYDGIDVLNHQSSERRGCIPNPNSSRIVGIQNGVRIPLPGNSDTSSLKGTSLGESVRFHKVLQGQEIFPLKPQHSGIQVDAWAHQNGGLGFFEGFHLSSSGRRWPTLLQGYRAHVLPSVPSRKVSSPSSVLTFPQASIHTAYGIDNQKRREKGRYFITHGSPPCGSPCDPEHSGEDLGSMYSLYHPSKEYNILGAVHTPVLVGKVDRSNGQGGIPSKSCCRLFGFPLTKETVVATEADSVPVDSPSSMKDLNMEATFHPTTEGQLLSKSHGLTKIAGRNCTIAREFISRSMMGAMI, from the exons ATGGGAATCGATCTTAACTCCATTGGCGATGCCTTCGAAGACCCTTCTCCGTCTCCGCCTCTGCCTCCGCCTCGTGCCGATTCGCCGTCACCGTCCGTCTGCTTGGAGCTCTGGCACGCCTGCGCTGGTCCGCTTATCAGGCTGCCGCGGAAGGGGAGCTTTGTAGTGTATTTTCCGCAGGGTCATTTGGAGCAGACGACCGATTACCGCCTGGAGCCTGCTTATGATCTCCCTCCGCATGTCTTCTGCCGCGTGGTTGACGTGAAGCTTCAT GCAGAGGCAGCTACGGATGAGGTTTACGCGCAGGTTTCTCTGTTACCGGAAAGTGAG CAGGACAGAGAGGTCCAAGGAGATGGTGAAGAGGAAGAGATCGAAGGTCCGGCCACGTCTACTACGCCCCATATGTTCTGCAAGACCCTTACTGCATCAGATACGAGCACACATGGAGGTTTCTCTGTACCTCGTCGGGCGGCCGAGGACTGTTTCCCTTCCCTG GATTATAAATTGCAGCGACCCTCGCAAGAGCTCATCGCAAAAGATCTGCATGGGATGGAGTGGAGGTTTCGGCATATCTACAGGG GTCAGCCACGGAGACATTTGCTCACGACCGGATGGAGTGCTTTTGTCCATAAGAAAAAGCTCGTTTCAGGGGATGCCGTTCTCTTCCTTAG GGGCGCAAATGGAGAGTTGAGATTGGGAGTTCGGAGAGCAGCCAATATTAAAAGTGGCATTACTTATCCAGTCCTCTGTAGGCAAAGGTCCAATGTTGCTACACTTGCTGCTGTGGCTAATGCATTATCCACGAAGAGCATGTTCCACATCTACTACAACCCAAG GGAAAGCCCATCAGAATTCATAATACCGTACAGGAAGTTCGTGAAGAGCTTTGATCATTCATTTCCTATTGGCATGAGGTTCAAAATGCTGTTTGACAATGAAGATGCAGCAGATCGAAG GTACACTGGGTTGATTACAGGGATTGGTGATATAGATCCTGTGAGATGGCCCGGTTCCAAATGGAAATGTCTGTTG GTAAGGTGGGACGATGTAGAGACCAATCGTCAGGATAGAGTCTCTCCATGGGAGATTGAGCCATCTGGTTCAATTCCTAGTTCTAGCAATTTGATAGTACCTGGGTCAAAAAGAACCAAGATCTCCCCGCCATCTGTCAAAGAAGATTTTCCACTTCCAA ATGGAAGTGGGCTTTCAGGCTTCATGGAATCCTATGGGTTCCATAAGGTCTTGCAAGGTCAAGAAATTTCGGGTTTTGGAACTCCTTACGATGGTATTGATGTATTAAATCATCAATCATCTGAACGAAGGGGATGCATTCCCAATCCCAATAGTTCCCGCATAGTTGGGATCCAAAATGGTGTCAGAATCCCACTACCTGGGAATTCTGACACTTCTTCTCTTAAGGGCACAAGTTTAGGAGAATCTGTTCGATTCCACAAGGTCTTGCAAGGTCAAGAAATATTTCCATTGAAACCACAGCACAGTGGAATTCAAGTTGATGCTTGGGCACACCAAAATGGTGGGCTTGGATTCTTTGAAGGGTTCCACTTGTCTAGCTCTGGAAGAAGATGGCCCACTCTGTTGCAAGGGTACCGTGCCCATGTGCTACCATCCGTGCCTTCTCGTAAAGTCTCATCACCATCTTCTGTGCTAACGTTCCCGCAAGCAAGCATTCACACTGCATATGGCATTGATAATCAGAAGAGAAGGGAGAAGGGTAGGTACTTCATAACACATGGATCGCCACCTTGCGGGTCGCCTTGTGACCCCGAGCATTCAGGGGAAGATTTAGGAAGCATGTATTCGCTGTATCATCCATCTAAGGAGTACAACATTCTAGGTGCCGTGCACACTCCTGTGCTTGTCGGAAAGGTGGATCGTAGCAATGGGCAAGGTGGAATTCCGAGCAAAAGCTGTTGCAGACTCTTTGGTTTTCCTTTGACCAAGGAAACTGTGGTTGCAACTGAAGCGGATTCCGTTCCAGTCGACTCTCCATCTTCAATGAAGGACTTGAATATGGAGGCGACTTTTCATCCTACTACAGAAGGACAGTTGCTTTCAAAATCTCACGGGCTGACAAAAATAGCTGGTCGCAATTGCACTATA GCAAGGGAATTCATCTCTCGAAGCATGATGGGTGCGATGATCTGA